The Pseudomonas sp. MPC6 nucleotide sequence GAGCAGCACACTGCCATTGACCTGAGGGGCCAGCAGTGCGCCGGAAATCGTGCCGCTGCCATTCAAGCGCCCGGTGATTTTCTCGACCATCGGCACAAACGGCCGGGCCACGGACAGGTCCAGCCCGCTCAAACGGAAAGACCCGGTCAGCGGCTTGTCCTTGGGCAACGGATTGATCTGGGCCTGCACCATCAGTTCGCCGAGCTTGCCGCCCACGAAGTTGAGGTCGGTGTCGATGCGCTTGGGCGTGAGTTTGCTGGTCAGTTTCAGGGTCTGGTACGGGAAGTCCAGCCACTGGTCTTTCTCGCGCACGCGCAGGGTGCCGCCGCTGGCATCGATGCTGATCTGACCGTTCGGGCCGCTGGCGGGCATGTCCAGTTGCAGGTCAGCATTGAGCCGGCCCTTCCAGGCGAAATCCTTGGGCAACCACTGCGCCAGGCTGTCGATCGGGAATTGCTTGAGGTGATAACGCAGCTTCGGCTCCGGCATCAGGCGCTGGTCTTCACCGCACAGGCTGGCCGGGCCGGACATCCAGCAATGGGCGCCGAAGTTGACCTTGCCGTCCGCCAGCCGCTCGAGCTTCGCCGGGCCTTGCAGCTTCCAGTCCTGGCCACCGGCCTGGATATCGCCGCTGGCCAGGCGTCCGCGCCAGTTGCCTTGGTCCAGCGCACCGTCAAAGCCCAGCGCCAGTTTCAGCTGGGGTCCTTGCAGATCCAAGGTCAGCTTCTGCTTCTTGATATCGCCCTGGCCACTGGCGGTCAAGGTCCCCAACGAGGTGTCGCCGGCCTGGATGCCGCGGCCCTTGAGATCGATTTTCGCCCGTTGCGCGCTGTCGAGCGTCGCATCCAGGTTCAGGCTTTGCAGACGATTGTCTTCGAACGCCAGCTGCGTACCTTGCAGCCCGAGCTTGCCTTGCGGTGCCTTGAGCGTGCCGGCGACATCGACCCGGCCGTTGAGCTGCCCGCGCAATTGCGGCCAGAGCTGCGCCAGGCGCGTCAACTTGATGTCGATCTGGCCGGTCAGTTTCTGTTGCAGGCTGCCCTTGCCATTGATGCTGTTGTCGCCCAGGCGAATCTGCAGGGCGCTGAGGTTCCATTGCTCGCCGCCGCCGTCGGCCTTGGCCTGGATCACTGCCGGTTGGCCGCGCAGCTTGCCCTTCAGGTCCAGGTCGGCATTCAGGCTGAGTGTTTCATTCTTCAGCTCGCCTTTGCTGCGTAACGGTCCGGCCAGGGTGCCCGGCAACTCTGCGACCCAGTACGCCGGATTGATGGCCGACAGGTCCAGCGCGGTGTCCCAGGCAATGCCATCGGCGAATTGCAGGTTCAGGTGACCCTGGGCTTTGCCCTGCCCGGCTTCGAGCTGGATTTGTTGCAGGTAGATTTTCGTCAGGTCGCCGGCGAACGGGCTGTTCAGGCTGAAGGCCCCGGCCGGGCCATCCAGCGCGGCCTTGAAGTTGCCGAGGTACTTGCCGTCGGTGTAGGAGACTTCACCGTTGAAACTGCGCAAGGCCACTTCCGGTTCGTCGATCAGCGGATAGAGACGGTGCCAGGGGAAATCCAGCCAGTCGATTTTCGCCTCGGCACTCAGGCCTTTGCTCCAGTCCAGGTGCCCGGTGAGTTTGAGGCTTTGCTTGTCGTTGGCCGTCAGGTCCAGCCCGGCGATCTGCGCGCCATTGGCGTCGACCTTGCCTTGCAGCAACAATGCGACCGGGCCTTGCTCGGCGGGCAGCGTGGCCTTGCCGAGCAGTTGGTAACCCTGTTTCAGGTCGCCGTCGCCGGTGAGCTCCAGCTGGTCGAGTTGCAGGGTGTCCGGCAGGTCGGCGCTGGCCTTGAAGCCATCGGCGGTGATGCGCACCTTGGCCGGCAGGTTTTCCACCAGGGGTTGCAGTTCGCCAGTCAGTTGTCCGTTCAGATAGCCGCTGCTGGCGGCTTTCAGGTTCAGGGTCTTCAGCAGGTCGCCGTCGACCTTCAGCGCCAGCGCCCACGGCTCGGTGCCCGGCGATGGCAGGGTCAGTCTACCCTCGGCCTTGAGCGGCCAGTTGCCGCTGGGTTGCAGCAGGCCGGACAGGTTCAGGCTCAGCTCGTCACGCTGCAACTGCACGGAATCAATCTGCAAACCTTTATCGGTCCAGTGCGCCGCCAGTTGCAGGCCCTTGAGCGCTTCGCTGCCGTTGAACAAAAGGCTGCCGACCTTGATGTCACCCAACTCTATTGCCAGGGGCAATTGCACGTCCGGCAGGGTGATCGGCCCGCTGCTCTCTTCTTCCGCGCCCGGCGGGAATTGCAAGCTGACCTGGTCGGCCTGCAATTGCTCGATGCACAGGGTCATGCGCGTCAGGCACAGCGGCGACCAGGCAAAAATCACTTTGCTCAGCTCGACCTGGCTGCTGTCCTGCTGCCACAACAGATGGTCGGCGCTCCACTGCCCGCCCAGGCGCCCCTGGAAATTCTCCACGGTCAGGCCCGGGACAAACCCGAGAGCCCAGCGACTGCCCGTCACCGTGCCCAATACCGTGGCCAGGGTCAGGACGACCAGCATCAACAGCGCCAGGATCGCCAGCAGCGTTACTTTCAAACCACGCTTCACAGCTCAGGCCCCATGGAAAAGTGCAGTCGAATGCCGCCGTCGTCGTCCATCGCGTGAGCCAGGTCGAGGCGGATCGGCCCCACCGGCGACACCCAGCGCACGCCGATGCCGACGCCGGTCTTGAGGTTCGGCAATTCAAGTGTATTAAAGGAGTTGCCCTGGTCGATGAAGGTCGCCACCCGCCATTTTTCGGCGACGGCGTACTGATACTCGACGCTGCCGGCCACCATGTAACGACCGCCGATGCGGTCGCCGTTGGAGTTTTCCGGGGACAGGCTCTGATAATCGTAACCGCGCACGCTCTGATCGCCACCGGCGAAGAACCGCAACGACGGCGGCACCGATTTGTAGCCGTTGGTCGCGCTGCCGCCGACCTGTACCCGACCGAGCAATCGGTGTTTGTCGAAGACCGTGGTCAAGCCCTTCACCAGTGCCGTGCCATAGAGCAGATTGTTGTCGGACCCCAACCCTTCCTTGGCGACCTTGGTTTCGAAGGCCAGGCGATAACCATTGTGCGGGTCGATACGGTTGTCGCTTTTCAGATAGGAATAACTGACGCCGGGCATGAGCAAGGTGCTGAGCCCCGAGTCGTCGCCGAGTCGGTACTCTTCCCGTTGCCATTTGAGCGACACCACCCGTTGCCAGCCGCTGGGCAACTTGCTGTGCCACTCGGGACCGAGGGTCAACAGCTTGCTCAGGCTGTCCTTATCGGCGATTTCTTCATACTGATAGCCGCCGGCGAAACGCAGTTTGTCGGTCAGCGGCGGGTCCAGCGGAATGTCGTAGAACAGCCCGACGTTTTGCCGTGGCACCGAGACTTCGGTTTCCCAGCCGTAGCTGTGCCCCTGGGGATTGACCCAATGCCGGGTCCAGTTGGCCTTGACCCGTGGGCCGACGTCGGTCGAGTAACCCACGCCCAGGCCCATGGTTCGCGGCTTGCGGGTGTCGAGCTTGACGTCCACCGGGATCACATTGGCCTTGGACGCGGTCGGTGCCGCATCG carries:
- a CDS encoding translocation/assembly module TamB domain-containing protein; its protein translation is MKRGLKVTLLAILALLMLVVLTLATVLGTVTGSRWALGFVPGLTVENFQGRLGGQWSADHLLWQQDSSQVELSKVIFAWSPLCLTRMTLCIEQLQADQVSLQFPPGAEEESSGPITLPDVQLPLAIELGDIKVGSLLFNGSEALKGLQLAAHWTDKGLQIDSVQLQRDELSLNLSGLLQPSGNWPLKAEGRLTLPSPGTEPWALALKVDGDLLKTLNLKAASSGYLNGQLTGELQPLVENLPAKVRITADGFKASADLPDTLQLDQLELTGDGDLKQGYQLLGKATLPAEQGPVALLLQGKVDANGAQIAGLDLTANDKQSLKLTGHLDWSKGLSAEAKIDWLDFPWHRLYPLIDEPEVALRSFNGEVSYTDGKYLGNFKAALDGPAGAFSLNSPFAGDLTKIYLQQIQLEAGQGKAQGHLNLQFADGIAWDTALDLSAINPAYWVAELPGTLAGPLRSKGELKNETLSLNADLDLKGKLRGQPAVIQAKADGGGEQWNLSALQIRLGDNSINGKGSLQQKLTGQIDIKLTRLAQLWPQLRGQLNGRVDVAGTLKAPQGKLGLQGTQLAFEDNRLQSLNLDATLDSAQRAKIDLKGRGIQAGDTSLGTLTASGQGDIKKQKLTLDLQGPQLKLALGFDGALDQGNWRGRLASGDIQAGGQDWKLQGPAKLERLADGKVNFGAHCWMSGPASLCGEDQRLMPEPKLRYHLKQFPIDSLAQWLPKDFAWKGRLNADLQLDMPASGPNGQISIDASGGTLRVREKDQWLDFPYQTLKLTSKLTPKRIDTDLNFVGGKLGELMVQAQINPLPKDKPLTGSFRLSGLDLSVARPFVPMVEKITGRLNGSGTISGALLAPQVNGSVLLSDGEISGAELPMDLEALQVRALIAGETVQLEGSWKSGKAGQGSLNGDIAWGQALVVDLVLKGSQLPVNVEPYAKLEMAPDLKISMKDDKLSVAGKVRVPKGEITVRELPPSTVKVSDDTVIIGQQTEEGKPPMAMAMDIDVVVGEEKLSFAGFGLTANLQGHVHIGDNMDTRGELWLNDGRYRAYGQRLTVRRARLLFAGPIDQPYLDIEAIRQTDDVIAGIRLSGSAEQPTTQIFSEPAMSQEQALSYLVLGRPLSTTGEDNNMLAQAALGLGLMGSSGVTSGLAKSLGIQDFQLDTEGSGNETSVVASGNISEKLSLRYGVGVFEPANTIALRYKLSKKVYLEAAGGVASSLDIFYKRDF
- a CDS encoding autotransporter assembly complex family protein, with protein sequence MKFSGRFTSAMLMLITSCAALAQSELDVRIKPSNDELKANIEGYIGSLGDRDEEALLRFSRGAEEQARKAAQALGYYQPQIDSDVKGGKTPRLVLNIDPGEPVHLRNVTIRVEGPAASLKSFRVPKGAALKTGAVLNHGHYEDAKRLIQNQASRYGFFSGRFTSQKLAVDPRAGVADIELVYNSGPRYALGKVSFEGDTPFDEDLLQRMVPFKAGAPYDSELIAELNQALQSSGYFEGVRVDAAPTASKANVIPVDVKLDTRKPRTMGLGVGYSTDVGPRVKANWTRHWVNPQGHSYGWETEVSVPRQNVGLFYDIPLDPPLTDKLRFAGGYQYEEIADKDSLSKLLTLGPEWHSKLPSGWQRVVSLKWQREEYRLGDDSGLSTLLMPGVSYSYLKSDNRIDPHNGYRLAFETKVAKEGLGSDNNLLYGTALVKGLTTVFDKHRLLGRVQVGGSATNGYKSVPPSLRFFAGGDQSVRGYDYQSLSPENSNGDRIGGRYMVAGSVEYQYAVAEKWRVATFIDQGNSFNTLELPNLKTGVGIGVRWVSPVGPIRLDLAHAMDDDGGIRLHFSMGPEL